The Candidatus Zixiibacteriota bacterium genome includes a window with the following:
- a CDS encoding CPBP family intramembrane metalloprotease: protein MQDNNSSRIIETLSISFGIFFTAVVLPRLLIDGGTLKIATTQALELILSLGAILVVGRGDFIAYGFCRPARDPYGRIQWLVPVLVAPVVGAAASILTLACGGSGNPTAKQMTLPEIILFIWILSSTIEELFTRGFLQSHLGPMNGRRIHFLFWHIELPAFISAVFFAAMHLVLLFAGVDAVTMITVLLFTFTIGLLAGHTRAGTGSLYPAIGVHMLGNVGGMIGGILYSVYTVLSGGRLPGL, encoded by the coding sequence ATGCAAGACAACAACTCCTCCAGAATTATCGAGACACTGTCTATTTCTTTTGGAATTTTCTTCACCGCCGTGGTGTTGCCGCGATTGTTGATCGACGGCGGTACGCTCAAGATTGCCACCACTCAGGCGCTGGAGCTGATTCTGTCGCTGGGGGCAATTCTTGTAGTCGGTCGTGGTGATTTCATTGCGTATGGCTTCTGTCGCCCGGCTCGTGATCCTTACGGTCGCATCCAATGGCTGGTACCCGTCCTGGTTGCGCCGGTAGTCGGAGCTGCAGCTTCTATCCTGACTTTAGCCTGCGGCGGCAGCGGGAATCCAACGGCTAAACAAATGACACTCCCGGAAATTATCCTCTTTATCTGGATTCTTTCGAGCACTATCGAAGAACTCTTCACGCGCGGTTTCTTACAGAGCCACCTCGGTCCCATGAACGGACGACGGATTCATTTTCTCTTTTGGCATATTGAACTGCCCGCTTTCATTTCAGCGGTTTTTTTCGCGGCTATGCACCTGGTGCTGCTGTTTGCCGGAGTGGACGCCGTTACGATGATCACGGTGCTGCTTTTCACGTTTACCATCGGACTCCTGGCCGGGCATACCCGCGCCGGAACCGGAAGTCTCTATCCTGCTATCGGGGTCCACATGTTGGGAAATGTCGGTGGGATGATCGGAGGTATTCTTTACAGTGTTTACACCGTTCTCAGCGGTGGTCGTCTGCCCGGTCTTTGA
- a CDS encoding response regulator: MKSSISILIVDDELMMRNLLMKILSREGYRINTAEDGVAALEYLKNNKVDIVISDMKMPRMDGFELLSIIKKDHPEIGVIIMTAYGDTYTVKDALLLGADEYVTKPFKSYEISLVVERAYWRILSASNQTSNEPT, translated from the coding sequence ATGAAGAGTTCGATATCGATATTGATCGTCGATGATGAATTGATGATGCGTAACCTGCTGATGAAGATCCTCTCGCGTGAGGGGTACCGGATCAACACGGCGGAGGACGGCGTTGCCGCTCTGGAGTATCTTAAAAACAATAAGGTCGATATCGTTATCTCGGATATGAAGATGCCGCGCATGGACGGTTTCGAGCTGCTCAGCATCATCAAGAAAGACCACCCTGAAATCGGTGTCATTATCATGACCGCTTATGGTGACACGTACACCGTAAAAGATGCTCTTCTTCTGGGTGCTGATGAATATGTGACCAAGCCGTTCAAGAGCTACGAGATATCGCTGGTTGTGGAGCGGGCTTACTGGCGCATCCTGTCCGCTTCGAACCAGACTTCCAACGAACCGACCTAG
- a CDS encoding FapA family protein — translation MTPAETPDIQNKDSVVRRKRVRVNITKDRLIATIAISQPTTGEPPVTEEEIRQAISLAGVTYGLNEDAIVEAAIGQAYGQSIEVAKGSPMVQGKHTEFEYFFQTENRFQPQEGPDGRIDYRDMGYIQNVHKGDLLVKRTLPADGISGTGVDGRPISAPRGRNIPFSPGENVEIVGGGLEMRARCDGAIIFKQGRVSVKDVMQVKDVDFNVGNLDCVGSLRITGHIHTGFEVKVGGDLEVSGNVEDAKVFCKGNILVRGGFYGGGDGVMHADGDVTIKYAQGQTITAGEHVISGGELVNCHVTAHERVMVKGRKGKIVGGEINAGKEIRATDIGSDAGTQTVLTVAYDEKLLRQYHEATHEIARLKTDAARVKEKLYDLYKLQLDKKLTPQQEEGLAKLEQFGKHVPVALEALEKKKRETEEKLLALRDARVIAVGKVYPGVKIHVGCLVKEIEEEMDGVIFSQDGTHVVTAKLSRSDRS, via the coding sequence ATGACGCCGGCCGAGACTCCCGACATACAAAACAAGGACAGCGTCGTAAGACGTAAAAGGGTCCGGGTGAATATCACCAAGGATCGCCTGATTGCTACAATTGCGATCAGTCAGCCTACTACCGGAGAACCGCCTGTCACCGAAGAGGAAATTCGCCAGGCGATCAGTTTGGCCGGGGTTACCTATGGCTTGAACGAAGATGCCATTGTCGAAGCCGCTATCGGCCAGGCTTACGGCCAAAGCATCGAGGTGGCCAAGGGCAGCCCGATGGTTCAGGGCAAGCACACTGAATTCGAGTATTTTTTCCAGACTGAAAATCGTTTTCAGCCCCAGGAAGGTCCCGACGGTCGCATCGATTATCGCGACATGGGTTATATTCAGAACGTCCACAAGGGAGATCTGCTGGTCAAGCGCACGCTTCCCGCCGATGGTATCTCCGGCACCGGTGTCGATGGTCGCCCTATTTCGGCGCCGCGCGGTCGTAACATCCCGTTCAGTCCCGGCGAGAATGTAGAAATCGTGGGAGGTGGGCTCGAAATGAGAGCGCGTTGCGACGGGGCCATTATCTTCAAACAGGGGCGTGTCTCGGTCAAGGATGTCATGCAGGTCAAAGATGTCGATTTTAACGTCGGCAATCTGGACTGTGTCGGTTCGCTGCGTATTACCGGGCACATACATACCGGCTTTGAGGTCAAAGTAGGGGGGGATCTCGAGGTGAGCGGCAATGTCGAGGATGCCAAAGTCTTCTGTAAGGGGAACATCCTTGTTCGAGGCGGTTTTTACGGCGGCGGTGATGGGGTTATGCACGCTGACGGCGATGTTACGATTAAGTACGCCCAGGGGCAGACGATTACGGCCGGAGAGCATGTAATATCCGGGGGAGAACTGGTCAACTGTCATGTTACCGCTCATGAGCGGGTGATGGTCAAGGGGCGTAAGGGTAAAATTGTCGGGGGTGAAATCAACGCCGGCAAAGAAATTCGCGCTACCGATATCGGCTCCGATGCCGGTACCCAGACCGTTCTGACGGTTGCTTACGATGAGAAACTGTTGCGCCAGTACCATGAAGCCACACACGAAATAGCTCGCCTGAAAACCGACGCCGCCCGTGTCAAAGAGAAGCTATACGACCTTTATAAGCTCCAACTGGACAAGAAACTCACTCCGCAGCAGGAGGAGGGGCTGGCCAAACTGGAGCAGTTCGGGAAACATGTCCCGGTTGCTCTTGAGGCTCTGGAGAAGAAGAAGCGTGAGACCGAAGAAAAACTCCTGGCTCTTCGCGATGCCCGCGTGATTGCCGTCGGTAAAGTCTATCCGGGGGTAAAAATCCACGTCGGTTGCCTGGTCAAGGAAATCGAAGAGGAAATGGACGGTGTCATCTTTTCCCAGGACGGGACTCACGTGGTAACCGCCAAGCTGAGCCGGTCCGACCGCAGTTAA
- a CDS encoding response regulator produces the protein MTQKRILVVDDDPHIRLLYQTELEECGYRVETMDSAVKLLQAGPPESFDLIVLDIEMPEMTGIEALQELRKKLPDTRVVINSAYSIYKADFQTWLADDYLVKSSDLSELKESIAKLLE, from the coding sequence ATGACTCAGAAGAGAATCCTGGTAGTTGACGACGATCCGCATATCCGGTTGCTCTATCAGACCGAACTGGAGGAATGCGGCTACCGGGTCGAGACAATGGATTCTGCGGTGAAGCTGCTTCAGGCCGGACCGCCCGAGTCGTTCGATCTGATCGTCCTCGATATTGAGATGCCGGAGATGACCGGAATCGAAGCGCTTCAGGAACTCCGCAAAAAATTACCCGATACTCGGGTCGTGATTAACTCCGCTTACAGTATCTATAAGGCGGATTTTCAAACCTGGCTCGCTGATGATTACCTTGTCAAGTCGTCCGATCTGTCCGAGCTAAAAGAAAGTATCGCCAAGCTATTGGAATAG
- a CDS encoding response regulator yields the protein MNSSPETEVLTQLVRQRGKPFRVLIVDDEKWVQDVFKDFCELTQAFDIDLAGDGQDAIAKVRGSQYDLITLDLIMPEMSGLDVLSAIKDISPEVPVMIITGNATEKLVTEAGIMGACRVMYKPVMMETFISEVTSALQR from the coding sequence TTGAACAGTTCTCCCGAAACCGAGGTGCTGACCCAACTGGTCAGGCAAAGGGGCAAACCGTTCCGGGTGTTGATCGTCGATGACGAAAAATGGGTTCAGGACGTTTTCAAAGATTTCTGCGAACTTACTCAGGCCTTCGATATAGACCTCGCCGGCGACGGCCAGGATGCCATCGCCAAAGTACGCGGCAGTCAATACGATCTGATCACTCTGGACCTCATTATGCCGGAAATGTCCGGATTGGATGTCCTCTCGGCTATCAAGGATATCTCACCCGAGGTGCCGGTCATGATTATTACCGGTAACGCTACCGAGAAACTGGTAACCGAAGCCGGGATTATGGGCGCCTGCAGGGTGATGTACAAACCGGTAATGATGGAGACGTTCATCTCCGAAGTAACTTCAGCGTTGCAACGCTGA
- a CDS encoding histidine kinase dimerization/phospho-acceptor domain-containing protein, translating to MDRLLEQVTNIPTTVGDELLSRFEIGQFVVDRDRYIVHTNETAARLLGIDEQAPGIDYSLERIDNVFDSDVQEHFNEVLNGDRPFCLSEVHCTNRRGQFCELDFCCQAFGYNDDRRIVALVRQTRKLENQAAYAELQDELQILAEVATALSSTHDLDHILMAILTGATASQGLGFNRAFLFLYDEKQRLLQGHLAVGPTSAEEAGRIWHDMDSNRLTLSDLLTASIHDEVGVEGGITGLIKDYSIDFNQPSDIENACHLGQWFILDPNDPVDEITQSLILRLGSRELALVPMVSKGNLQGLLVADNLFTGRTITDEDVRLLQVLSNQAAVAMERAELYEIQLQRAQEMERINRRLAETQDQIIQFEKMSVIGELTSAIAHELRNPLTIVGGFANLLLKSDLADHHREYLNIIAGEVRRAETVLAHVLDFSKASRARNEVVDFSALIERSYRTLAGRCRGAFDDINLELQPGIEVFGNSDQLAHAVYQLLKLVAEELIPPGDAVVHTEIVDGQACMTIDVHTPEENRDKMHKLLTQIFSQKGASQRLTVMVAGETIRYHGGTYGLQTNLQSLPSLYVKIPIHRRKNDSEENPGS from the coding sequence ATGGACAGACTGTTAGAGCAAGTCACAAATATCCCGACAACCGTCGGCGACGAACTGCTCAGTCGGTTCGAGATCGGTCAGTTCGTGGTCGACCGCGATCGCTATATAGTGCATACCAACGAAACCGCCGCACGACTTCTGGGTATCGATGAACAAGCTCCGGGAATCGATTATTCTCTGGAACGAATCGACAATGTATTCGACTCAGATGTCCAGGAACATTTCAATGAAGTCCTGAACGGCGATCGCCCCTTCTGTCTTTCCGAAGTGCATTGTACCAATCGGAGAGGTCAATTCTGCGAGTTGGATTTCTGCTGTCAGGCTTTTGGATATAACGACGATCGCCGCATCGTCGCTCTCGTCCGCCAGACTCGCAAACTGGAAAATCAAGCGGCCTATGCCGAGCTTCAGGATGAACTGCAAATCCTGGCCGAAGTCGCCACGGCGCTTTCATCCACGCATGACCTGGATCATATTCTCATGGCCATCCTGACCGGTGCTACGGCTTCTCAGGGACTCGGTTTCAACCGGGCTTTCCTGTTCCTGTACGATGAAAAGCAACGATTGCTCCAGGGGCATCTGGCGGTGGGGCCGACCTCGGCCGAAGAGGCCGGACGCATCTGGCACGATATGGACTCGAATAGACTGACCTTGTCCGATCTGCTGACCGCCAGCATCCATGACGAGGTCGGTGTCGAAGGCGGAATTACCGGGCTCATCAAAGATTACAGCATCGATTTCAACCAACCGTCGGATATTGAGAATGCCTGTCATCTTGGTCAATGGTTTATTCTCGATCCGAACGACCCGGTCGATGAAATCACTCAGTCGCTTATACTACGTCTTGGCTCGCGCGAGTTGGCTCTGGTCCCGATGGTCAGCAAGGGAAACCTCCAGGGTTTACTGGTCGCCGACAACCTTTTCACCGGGCGTACGATCACCGATGAAGATGTTCGCCTGTTGCAGGTATTATCGAATCAGGCTGCCGTTGCGATGGAACGCGCTGAACTATATGAGATACAGCTTCAACGTGCTCAGGAGATGGAGCGTATCAATCGCCGTCTGGCCGAGACCCAGGATCAGATCATCCAGTTCGAGAAAATGTCGGTGATCGGCGAACTCACTTCGGCGATAGCGCATGAACTACGTAATCCGCTCACCATCGTCGGTGGCTTCGCCAACCTGTTGCTCAAGTCCGACCTGGCCGATCATCATCGGGAATACCTGAATATCATTGCCGGTGAGGTTCGTCGCGCCGAAACCGTTCTTGCTCATGTGTTGGATTTCTCCAAAGCCAGCCGTGCCCGGAACGAAGTCGTTGATTTCTCCGCCCTGATCGAGCGCAGCTATCGTACGCTCGCTGGTCGGTGCCGTGGCGCTTTTGATGATATCAATCTGGAACTACAGCCGGGAATTGAAGTGTTTGGCAACAGCGATCAATTGGCTCATGCCGTCTATCAACTCCTCAAGCTGGTTGCCGAGGAGCTGATTCCACCCGGAGATGCCGTGGTTCACACGGAAATTGTCGATGGCCAGGCTTGCATGACTATCGATGTGCACACTCCCGAGGAAAACCGCGACAAGATGCACAAACTGCTGACACAGATATTCTCACAGAAGGGGGCCTCACAACGACTGACCGTCATGGTTGCCGGTGAAACGATCCGTTATCATGGCGGTACTTATGGTTTGCAAACCAACCTGCAGTCGTTGCCGTCGCTCTACGTCAAGATTCCGATTCACAGGAGGAAAAATGACTCAGAAGAGAATCCTGGTAGTTGA
- a CDS encoding RHS repeat-associated core domain-containing protein: MYYDALGNLVADSAKGLDSMYYDYRNLVTRAVQPPNTIPGVNCTVDCSYDHTGQRIMKKYRYNYWTECDDDTVPGIEFGVNSLPELGGVTTEAIGGGGGTLCVKQNTVYTYYLYEGSTLIATFDQDDDVIDLYVNGPSGRIATFHENDNAQLNYFIGDHLGSTRIVMNDPSGIFDTAAVVQFYNYYPYGGTMEAWGNYKTDMRFTGKEKDDEGSFDYYYFGARYYDSDLGRFTSIDKASQFASGFVYCANNPVSMVDQDGNWAVAALAWALKAYAAYSAAKQVGNIYNAFKYGGRDAGWSALGLALMSQAEGKLLGCIGGLKGHGIRFGYNSARQGKWDVGGLAFTAGTTLANIGAAKLDAWTASWGAASPSTVAPSSSDGDGELPPSVLSASSVEADALWGKYHDTRETVITSFMADAGQFVHDEHIGEKLACVRTTIEFTQILAAHESASSDPMKFPTAFEGAMKDDGITQTRSANELYDDISSSGEWSACAESRVGDLVNSGHLVVAAQKGDVLPGGQQLSGHLDVVLPGAVQNPSRSGSFQAGVHINPTTLCNSEPGLAEAWKPDHNKASFSYKRPPEYFLYTRWRMPKPPLLWLSAASAH, translated from the coding sequence ATGTACTATGATGCGCTGGGAAACTTGGTTGCCGACTCGGCAAAGGGCCTTGATTCAATGTACTACGATTATCGCAATCTGGTCACACGAGCGGTGCAGCCCCCAAACACAATTCCAGGTGTCAATTGTACGGTCGACTGTAGCTACGACCACACCGGTCAGCGCATCATGAAGAAGTACCGTTACAACTACTGGACAGAGTGTGACGATGACACTGTGCCCGGAATAGAATTCGGAGTCAATAGCCTTCCTGAATTAGGGGGTGTTACAACCGAGGCGATTGGAGGTGGTGGAGGCACGCTGTGCGTCAAGCAGAACACTGTGTACACATACTATCTGTATGAAGGCAGCACTCTTATCGCCACGTTCGATCAAGACGATGATGTGATAGACCTATATGTTAACGGTCCCAGTGGCCGAATTGCGACTTTCCACGAGAACGACAATGCTCAGCTGAATTACTTCATAGGCGACCACTTGGGGTCCACGAGGATTGTCATGAACGATCCTTCAGGAATATTTGACACAGCCGCGGTGGTCCAATTTTACAACTATTACCCTTACGGTGGCACCATGGAGGCATGGGGTAACTACAAGACAGACATGCGCTTCACGGGAAAAGAGAAGGACGATGAGGGTTCATTCGATTATTACTACTTCGGTGCCAGGTACTATGATTCAGATCTTGGACGTTTCACCTCTATAGATAAGGCTTCACAGTTCGCATCCGGGTTTGTATATTGTGCCAATAACCCTGTGTCTATGGTCGATCAGGACGGAAACTGGGCTGTCGCTGCGTTGGCTTGGGCACTAAAGGCATATGCTGCGTACAGTGCGGCTAAGCAAGTCGGCAACATCTACAATGCCTTCAAATACGGCGGGCGTGACGCAGGTTGGAGCGCATTAGGCTTAGCGCTTATGAGCCAGGCGGAAGGAAAGCTACTGGGGTGTATAGGAGGACTCAAAGGACACGGGATAAGGTTTGGCTATAACAGCGCCCGGCAAGGCAAATGGGATGTCGGCGGTTTGGCCTTTACGGCAGGCACCACTCTCGCCAATATAGGGGCGGCAAAGCTGGATGCCTGGACGGCAAGTTGGGGGGCAGCATCACCGAGCACTGTCGCTCCTTCTTCGAGCGATGGAGATGGTGAATTGCCGCCGTCCGTGTTGTCGGCGTCGAGCGTAGAGGCTGATGCCTTATGGGGCAAGTACCATGATACGAGGGAAACAGTGATCACGTCGTTCATGGCCGACGCAGGACAATTCGTGCACGATGAACATATTGGCGAGAAACTGGCATGTGTCAGAACAACAATTGAATTCACTCAGATCCTCGCTGCACATGAATCGGCATCTTCTGACCCCATGAAGTTCCCTACTGCGTTCGAAGGGGCAATGAAAGACGACGGGATAACTCAAACCAGGTCAGCGAACGAGCTATACGACGACATCAGCTCGTCTGGCGAGTGGTCCGCTTGTGCCGAGTCGCGTGTAGGGGATCTGGTGAACTCGGGCCACCTAGTGGTGGCTGCTCAGAAGGGAGACGTGCTGCCAGGCGGGCAGCAATTGAGCGGTCATCTCGACGTGGTTCTGCCTGGTGCTGTGCAGAACCCTAGCCGGAGTGGTTCATTTCAGGCTGGCGTGCACATTAACCCTACAACGCTATGTAACTCTGAGCCTGGCTTGGCCGAAGCGTGGAAGCCTGATCACAATAAAGCTAGCTTCTCGTATAAGAGGCCGCCTGAGTATTTCCTCTACACGCGCTGGAGGATGCCTAAGCCGCCTCTTTTGTGGTTGAGTGCTGCTTCGGCACATTGA